The nucleotide window GCGCCCCTCGGGCGAGCAGGCCGGCACCACCTCGCTCGTCATGCTCCCCGACGCGATCACCCACGGCGGTGGCGGCGACCACCAGACGCCGCGCGACGACTTCACGGTCTCGCAGATCATGCCGGAGCACGAGCAACAGCAGCAGCCGCCGCAGCAGCAGCCGTTCCAGGGCGGCGAGCAGTTCCAGAGCGTCCAGCCGCCGCCCCTGCGGACGGCCGCCGAACTGGGCTTCGACGACAGCCGCTACAACCCCGAGGTACCGGACGACATACGTGAGCTGGACCCGGTGGGCCGCTCGCTGGTCCGTGAGGAGCGCCGCGCGGCGCTGGAGGCCCAGACCCAGGACGGCGAGGCCGAGGCCCCGTCCTTCCAGGGCGAGTTCGACCCCCAGCAGGCCTACGACAGCGGCGCCCAGACGTACGAGAACGGCCAGGCCGCGTTCGACGGCGCGCCCGCCGCGTACACCGAGGCTCCCGCGTACGACCAGCAGACGCCGTACGAGGGCCAGCAGCAGACGCCGTACGACGAGACGTACTTCCCGCAGGCCGGGACCGGGATCCACCAGGACCAGCCCTACGCGGAGCCGGTCCAGGAGGGTCAGCAGCCGGTCCAGGCCGCCGGGCAGGACGGGTTCACGCCCTTCGAGCAGCAGTCCTACCAGGACGACTGGCCGCAGCAGAACACGTACCAGAACGGCTATTCGACCGAGTACGCTCCCGAAGCGGAGTCCGCACAGGCCGCTGACGTGGCCGAGCAGGACCGCGTAGGCTTCGATGTTCCGGGACCGGTTCCCTCCAGCGGCCCCCGAGCTGACCGACGCCGGGCTTCCGCGCCGCGGAACCACCGACGCCGGACTCCCCCGCCGCGGAGCCACCGCGGGCGGCCCGCAGTCCGGGGGCCAGGCGTCACCGGCACCCTTCGCGAACAACGACAACAGCACGAACGGCGGCGGCAGCGGTACCGGCAAGGGCGACTGGCGGTCGAACAACGACCAGATGTGGCACCGGGCCGAAGCGCTGAAGCAGCCCAAGGCGGGCGGGGTCACCCCCTCCGGCCTGCCGCGGCGCGTGCCCAAGGCCAATCTGGTCGAGGGCACCGCGGAATCGACCCCACAGGGAGGCCCCCAGGTCTCCCGCGCTCCCGAGGACGTCCGGGGCAGGCTGAGCAAGCTGCGCAAGGGCGTTCAGCGGGGACGCAACGCAGGCAGCGATACGAACGGTCAGGGCCTCGGCCCTGACAGCACCTACAACCAGGAGCGTTAGTGTGAGCCCGATGAGCCAGGCGGCACAGAACCTGAACTGGTTGATCACCAATTTCGTGGACAACACCCCAGGGGTGTCGCACACGGTGGTGGTCTCCGCCGACGGACTCCTTCTGGCGATGTCCGAAGGGTTCCCGCGTGACCGTGCCGACCAGCTGGCGGCCGTCGCGTCGGGCCTGACCTCACTGACCGCGGGCGCGTCCCGCATCTTCGAGGGCGGGCAGGTGAATCAGACGGTTGTGGAGATGGAGCGGGGATTCCTCTTCCTCATGTCCATCTCCGACGGTTCCTCGCTCGCGGTTCTCGCACATCCGGAAGCGGACATCGGTCTCGTCGGGTACGAGATGGCCCTTCTGGTCGACCGTGCCGGTACCGTCCTCACGCCGGATCTGCGTGCCGAGCTCCAGGGGAGCCTTCTCAACTAACAGACAACCGATACGTTTTGACGTCCCGTGCCCGTAAGGTTTCGGGACGCGGCTCCATATTGATGGGCCCGGCACATACGGAGGAGGAGAAAGTGGCGACACCCCCAGGCGGTTCGTCTTCGGGCAACTGGTCCTACGGCCAGGGCCAGGGCGGCGACGGTTCGCCGAACCGGTACAACTTCCCCTCCGCGCCGAGCCCCCGACGCCAGCAGCCGTACTCTCCCCAGGGTCCGGGCCCTTCTCCTTACGACCAGCCGCAGGCACCGCGCATCCAGCCCGTGCAGCCGCAGCGGCGCTCGCCCGAACCGTCTCCCGCGGGGAGCGCCGGCAATCCGCTGGTACGTCCCTACGCGATGACGGGCGGCCGTACCAGGCCGCGGTACCAGCTCGCCATCGAGGCACTGGTGCACACCACCGCGCAGCCGCATCAGATGCAGGGGCAGTTGCCCGAGCATCAGCGGATCTGCAACCTCTGCCGGGAGATCAAGTCGGTGGCCGAGATCTCGGCCCTGCTGACGATCCCTCTCGGTGTGGCCAGAATCCTCGTCGCCGACTTGGCGGAAGCGGGCCTGGTCGCCATCCATCAGCCCGGCGGCGACGAGAGCGCCGGCGGTCAGCCAGACGTGACTTTGCTCGAAAGGGTGCTCAGTGGACTTCGCAAGCTCTAGCGGAGGGCCTTCCCGCTCCACCACATCCGCGAAAATCGTGGTGGCGGGTGGCTTCGGCGTGGGCAAGACCACGTTCGTCGGGGCCGTCTCGGAGATCAACCCGCTGCGTACCGAGGCCGTGATGACGTCCGCTTCGGCGGGCATCGACGACCTCACCCACACCGGGGACAAAACCACCACGACGGTGGCCATGGACTTCGGCCGTATCACCCTGGACCAGGACCTGATCCTGTACCTCTTCGGTACGCCGGGTCAGGACCGCTTCTGGTTCATGTGGGACGACCTGGTGCGCGGCGCGATCGGCGCGATCGTGCTCGTCGACACGCGTCGGCTCGCCGACTGCTTCCCCGCGGTCGACTACTTCGAGAACAGCGGGCTGCCGTTCGTCATCGCCCTCAACGGCTTCGACGGCAGCCAGCCGTACAACCCGGACGAGGTCCGGGAGGCGCTGCAGATCGGCCCCGACACGCCGATCATCACGACGGACGCGCGGCACCGGGCGGACGCGAAGTCGGCGCTCATCACGCTGGTGGAGCACGCGCTGATGGCGCGCCTGCGGTAGCCTGCGGCGCCGCCCGGCTCTGGAAAAGGGGCCCCTCTCTCGGAGAGGGGCCCCTTTTCCGTGCCTCATGCCGCGTACATCGTCGGCTGCGGCCCGGTGGGGGCTTGCCGCGCAGTTCCCCGCGCCCCTAAAAGACCCCGGGCGCTCGTCGGCCCTGCTTCAGGGGCGCGGGGAACTGCGCGAACGGCCCCCACCCGGCCGCGGACGAGGGCATACGGAAGGGCCCCCTCCCAGAAGGAGGGGGCCCTTCCAAAGGGCTCAGCGCCAGCTGTGCGGGGCGCGGAAGCCGGGCTCGCGCTCCAGGCGGCGCCAGCCGGCGCGGGCGCGGCCACGGTGGGCCGGGGCGGCGTCCGTCGGGGCGGCGGCGGCGCGGGCCAGCAGGATCGCCGTGACCGCGGCGACCTCCTCGGGACCGGCCTGGCCCTTCTCGACGCGGATGTCGGGCATGTCCATAGGTGTCAGTCTCCGGGAGAGAGGGGTACGTGGGGTTGCCGTGACGGGTCCGCCGTATGACGGCTGCGGCTACTGCGGCGGGTTGCCGTGCTTGCGCGACGGCAGGTCCGCGTGCTTCGTGCGGAGCATCGCCAGGGACCGGATCAGGATCTCGCGGGTCTCCGCGGGGTCGATGACGTCGTCGACCAGGCCGCGCTCGGCCGCGTAGTAGGGGTGCATCAGCTCGGACTTGTACTCCTTGACCATGCGCACGCGCATCGCCTCGGAGTCGTCCGCGTCCGCGATCTGGCGGCGGAAGATGACGTTGGCGGCGCCCTCGGCGCCCATCACGGCGATCTCGTTGGTGGGCCAGGCGTAGGTGAGGTCGGCGCCGATGGACTGGCTGTCCATGACGATGTACGCGCCCCCGTAGGCCTTGCGCAGGATCAGGGAGATCCGTGGCACGGTGGCGTTGCAGTAGGCGTAGAGCAGTTTGGCGCCGTGGCGGATGATTCCGCCGTGCTCCTGGTCGACACCGGGCAGGAAGCCCGGTACGTCCAGCAGCGTCACGATCGGGATATTGAAAGCGTCGCACATCTGGACGAAGCGCGCAGCTTTCTCCGACGCCTCGATGTCCAGGACGCCCGCCAGGGCCTGCGGCTGGTTGGCGACGATGCCGACGACCTGGCCGTCGAGCCGCGCCAGGGCGCAGATGATGTTGCGGGCCCAGCGCTCGTGGATCTCCAGGTAGTCGCCGTCGTCGACGAGCTCCTCGATGACCTTGGTCATGTCGTACGGGCGGCTGCCGTCCGCGGGCACGAGGTCCAGGAACACGTCCGAGCGGCGGTCCGGCTCGTCGTCGGTGTGCGCGACCGGCGGGTTCTCGCGGTTGTTCTGCGGCAGCATCGACAGCAGGTAGCGGACCTCCGCGATGCAGGTCTCCTCGTCGTCGTACGCGAAGTGCGCCACGCCGCTCGTCTCGGCGTGGACGTCGGCGCCGCCGAGGCCGTTCTGGGTGATCTCCTCGCCGGTGACCGCCTTGACGACGTCGGGGCCGGTGATGAACATCTGCGAGGTCTCGCGGACCATGAAGACGAAGTCGGTCAGCGCGGGGCTGTAGGCCGCGCCGCCCGCGCACGGGCCGAGCATCACCGAGATCTGCGGGATGACGCCGGAGGCGCGGGTGTTGCGCTGGAAGATGCCGCCGTAGCCGGCGAGCGCGGAGACGCCCTCCTGGATGCGGGCGCCCGCGCCGTCGTTGAGGGACACCAGCGGCGCCCCGGCCGCGATGGCCATGTCCATGATCTTGTGGATCTTCGTGGCGTGGGCCTCGCCCAGCGCGCCGCCGAAGATCCGGAAGTCGTGCGCGTACACGAAGACCGTGCGGCCCTCGACCGTGCCCCAGCCGGTCACGACACCGTCGGTGTACGGCCGCTTGGCCTCCAGACCGAAGCCGGTCGCCCGGTGCCGGCGCAACTGCTCGACCTCGTTGAACGAGCCCTCGTCCAGCAGCAGCTCGATCCGCTCCCGCGAGGTCAGCTTGCCCTTGGCGTGCTGCGCCGCGGTCGCCTTGTCACTGGGTCCGCGAAGGGCTTCCGCACGGATCGCCTGCAGCTCGGCCACACGCCCGCGGGAGTCGGCGGGCTCGCCGGTCGAGGATTCGGTCTCGTCCAAAACGGTCATGTAGCGACCTTACGAAGTCCACCAAGGAAACGGGTCCGTCGACTCCGTACAGTCTCCAGACCGTTTTACTGGTAGCACCGAACATAACCCCGGCCGTGTGCAGGCGATCCGACTGCTCAGGAGGGCCGGGGCTTGTAGAGGTCGGACAAGACGGTCAGCTGAGAGCCACCTCACATCCGAGCGTCTCACATGCCTTCCCCGGAGTGACGCGCAGCCTCAGCCGGCGGCCGGTGGCGAGCACCTCGACGCCCGGTGCGGCCCGCAGGACCCTGCGCACGGGCTGGTCCCAGACGACCTCCAGGGCCTCTCCGGTGCGCGGCGGTTCACTCACGTGGACCGTGGCGGTGCGGTCCCGGCGGCGTACGAGCACGCTCGCGGCGGCCGTGGCGGTGAGCGGGCCGGCCGTCTCCGGCCGCCAGAAGTTGGCCGCGAGCAGTCCCAGGGCCGGCACGGACACGGCCTGGCGGCCGGAGTCGTTGGCCAGGACCGACCACCGGTGCCGGCCGGCGGCACGGGCGGCGGCCGTACGGCGCGAGGCGCCGGGCAGCACGGCGTAGGCGTACGTGGCGTCCACCGGGTCGGTGCCGTGGTCCAGCCAGAGCGTCTGCCAGCGGCGGGTGCGGCGTTCGGCGGAACTGGTGGTGTTGATGTCGGACCAGGCGCCGGTGCGGTCCTCCCGGAGGGTGCGCACGGTCGCCCCGTCGAGGACCACCCAGCCTCCGTGGCCCTCCAGATGGGCCCAGCCGGGGCCGCGTACGAAGGTCTGGGTGCCGCCCTCCCCCAGGTTCCTGTTGTCGACGATCGTCTCGACCGGGACGCCGTCCGTGGCGGTGATCCCCGCCCCGAGGCAGACGATCGCGTCGTCGAGGCAGAACCACGACTTGCGGGCCTGCAGGGTCGAGCCGAGACCCGACAGGTGCTGCCCGACAGCCGCGTACCGTCCGTCGGTCGTGCCGCCGACCCAGCGCACCGCGGGCTTCGGCTCGCCCCACTCGCCGCCCGCCCGGTCCGCGAGCCGCTTGGTGGACACGGTCGTGCCGGGGAGCCGGTACCAGTCGACGGTCGGCCAGAACCAGTCGGTGTACTGGTCGGAGCGGCGCCGTCCGGCCCACCAGTAGAGCATTCCGGCGCCGGTGTGCCAGCCGCGCGGGTTCTCGCCGTTGCCGCACTCGTAGTGCGCGATCCGCTCGCTCGCCATGGCGATGTTCGCGGTGAAGCCGGCCCTGGAGTCTCCCCTGGAACCGGTACCGGAACCGGTGCCGGTGCCTGTGCCGGTGCCTGAACCACGGTGGACGGCCCGGTCCATGGCGGCGAAGAGGTGGTGGCCGGGCGGCTCGGGGGCGGCCGGCAGGGCCGAGCCGGCGACGGCGTGCAGCCGGGCCAGGTCGGCCACGCCGAACTGCCGGGCCGTCAGGATTGGGGTGACGGTGTCCCGCTCGATCCAGCCCTTGATCCGCCCCTGCCAGCGCTCACGCTCCGGCGCGCTCGCACCCTGGGCGAGGAGCGCGATCGCGGCGATCAGCGCCTGGCCGTGGAAGTGGTCGCCGCGCATGATCTGCCGGTCGTCGCTCTTCAGGTAACCCCGGCTGATCGCACGGCCGTTGACGCTGTCCATCATCAGCCCGTCGTGGATCAGCGGCGCGTAGGCCTTCTCCACGCTGTCGAGGACGATCTGTCTGCCGGGGTCGGTCACCTCCCACGGCGACCCGGCGAGCAGCGCGAAGAGCCGGCCGAGCCCATCGAGCATGACCTGCCCGTACGTCCCCGAGTACGCGACCCAGGTGTGCTGGACGAACGACCCGTCGGCGTAGAGCCCGTCGCCCTTCGTGACGTACGGGAAGACCGGCGAGAGCGCGTCCCGGGCGAGGGCGATCTTCTCCGGGGCGCGGCCGAGGATGCCGCGCAGGGCGACGGAGCGGCACAGGTCGACGCGGTTGGCGCCGGTCGAGGTGCCGGTGTAGTCGCCGAGCATGCTGTCCGGGACGAAGTGGTCGACGGCGGCGCAGGCCGCGGAGACCTGCGCCTGGGTGAGGCGGCCGTACAGGGTGGCCACGATGTCCATGAGGAGGCGCGGACTGCCGATCTGCCACTCCCACCAGTTGCCGTAGCGGGTGGTGGCGGGGTGGTAGACGGTCGCCGAGAGGTGGTCCAGGCCGCGCAGGACGTCCGCGAGCAGCCCGGCGTCACCGGTGGACCCGGTGCCCTCCTGGACGTACGCCTGCGTCATCGTCCATAGCCTGCCGTAACTCTGGGTGATACCGGCCGGCGGGTCGTACGGGTGGCCGGGCCACAGCGAGTCCGCCGTCGGCGCCATGGACGCCCCGAAGCCCCGGGCCAGCTCGCCGGTCTCGGCGAGGCGGTCGGCGTACGGCTGGGCCGCCGGGTCGTAGCCGGCGCCGAGGGCGATCTCCAGCCAGCGGCGGCGGAGGGTGTCGTACGGGTCGTCGTCCGCCGCGTGGGCGGTGGCGTGTGCGGCGGCGGTGGTCGCGAGGAGCGGGGCGCCCGTGGTGAGCGCCGCCGCCAGCAGGAACGTACGGCGGGTGGGAGTCATCTCCTGGGTCTCCCGGCTGCCCTAGCAGCCGCCGCAGTTGTAGTACAGGACGTCCCAGTGGTTGCCCTCGTCCGCGTAGATGTTGCCCGACCCGGACTGGTACTGCGGGGCCCCGTCGCCGCGCACGCCGATGTAGGTGAACGTGTTCTTGACGTAGTTCGTGACGCAGGTGCTCTTGGCGTAGTCGAGCTTGTAGCCGTTCCAGTGGGAGTAGGTGCCGCTCGCGTGGCCGGTCTCGGTGCCGCCGGTGATGTTGAGCGCGCAGCCGGTGGCGCTCTTCAGCGTCTGGGCGCCCTGGGCGGTGGCCAGGTTGAGCTGTGTGAAGGACGTACAGGTGGGGGTGTTGCGGTCCGAGCAGCCGCCGGAGGACGACCAGGTGATGCCTGACCGGCTGAACATCGAGGTCGCGGTGGCGTGGCTGATCTTCGTGACGGCGGCCGCGTCGGGCGCGGCGGCGGCTCCCGT belongs to Streptomyces sp. V3I8 and includes:
- a CDS encoding ATP/GTP-binding protein produces the protein MDFASSSGGPSRSTTSAKIVVAGGFGVGKTTFVGAVSEINPLRTEAVMTSASAGIDDLTHTGDKTTTTVAMDFGRITLDQDLILYLFGTPGQDRFWFMWDDLVRGAIGAIVLVDTRRLADCFPAVDYFENSGLPFVIALNGFDGSQPYNPDEVREALQIGPDTPIITTDARHRADAKSALITLVEHALMARLR
- a CDS encoding acyl-CoA carboxylase subunit epsilon, with product MDMPDIRVEKGQAGPEEVAAVTAILLARAAAAPTDAAPAHRGRARAGWRRLEREPGFRAPHSWR
- a CDS encoding DUF742 domain-containing protein, yielding MATPPGGSSSGNWSYGQGQGGDGSPNRYNFPSAPSPRRQQPYSPQGPGPSPYDQPQAPRIQPVQPQRRSPEPSPAGSAGNPLVRPYAMTGGRTRPRYQLAIEALVHTTAQPHQMQGQLPEHQRICNLCREIKSVAEISALLTIPLGVARILVADLAEAGLVAIHQPGGDESAGGQPDVTLLERVLSGLRKL
- a CDS encoding roadblock/LC7 domain-containing protein, translated to MSQAAQNLNWLITNFVDNTPGVSHTVVVSADGLLLAMSEGFPRDRADQLAAVASGLTSLTAGASRIFEGGQVNQTVVEMERGFLFLMSISDGSSLAVLAHPEADIGLVGYEMALLVDRAGTVLTPDLRAELQGSLLN
- a CDS encoding polysaccharide lyase 8 family protein; translation: MTPTRRTFLLAAALTTGAPLLATTAAAHATAHAADDDPYDTLRRRWLEIALGAGYDPAAQPYADRLAETGELARGFGASMAPTADSLWPGHPYDPPAGITQSYGRLWTMTQAYVQEGTGSTGDAGLLADVLRGLDHLSATVYHPATTRYGNWWEWQIGSPRLLMDIVATLYGRLTQAQVSAACAAVDHFVPDSMLGDYTGTSTGANRVDLCRSVALRGILGRAPEKIALARDALSPVFPYVTKGDGLYADGSFVQHTWVAYSGTYGQVMLDGLGRLFALLAGSPWEVTDPGRQIVLDSVEKAYAPLIHDGLMMDSVNGRAISRGYLKSDDRQIMRGDHFHGQALIAAIALLAQGASAPERERWQGRIKGWIERDTVTPILTARQFGVADLARLHAVAGSALPAAPEPPGHHLFAAMDRAVHRGSGTGTGTGTGSGTGSRGDSRAGFTANIAMASERIAHYECGNGENPRGWHTGAGMLYWWAGRRRSDQYTDWFWPTVDWYRLPGTTVSTKRLADRAGGEWGEPKPAVRWVGGTTDGRYAAVGQHLSGLGSTLQARKSWFCLDDAIVCLGAGITATDGVPVETIVDNRNLGEGGTQTFVRGPGWAHLEGHGGWVVLDGATVRTLREDRTGAWSDINTTSSAERRTRRWQTLWLDHGTDPVDATYAYAVLPGASRRTAAARAAGRHRWSVLANDSGRQAVSVPALGLLAANFWRPETAGPLTATAAASVLVRRRDRTATVHVSEPPRTGEALEVVWDQPVRRVLRAAPGVEVLATGRRLRLRVTPGKACETLGCEVALS
- a CDS encoding acyl-CoA carboxylase subunit beta: MTVLDETESSTGEPADSRGRVAELQAIRAEALRGPSDKATAAQHAKGKLTSRERIELLLDEGSFNEVEQLRRHRATGFGLEAKRPYTDGVVTGWGTVEGRTVFVYAHDFRIFGGALGEAHATKIHKIMDMAIAAGAPLVSLNDGAGARIQEGVSALAGYGGIFQRNTRASGVIPQISVMLGPCAGGAAYSPALTDFVFMVRETSQMFITGPDVVKAVTGEEITQNGLGGADVHAETSGVAHFAYDDEETCIAEVRYLLSMLPQNNRENPPVAHTDDEPDRRSDVFLDLVPADGSRPYDMTKVIEELVDDGDYLEIHERWARNIICALARLDGQVVGIVANQPQALAGVLDIEASEKAARFVQMCDAFNIPIVTLLDVPGFLPGVDQEHGGIIRHGAKLLYAYCNATVPRISLILRKAYGGAYIVMDSQSIGADLTYAWPTNEIAVMGAEGAANVIFRRQIADADDSEAMRVRMVKEYKSELMHPYYAAERGLVDDVIDPAETREILIRSLAMLRTKHADLPSRKHGNPPQ